In Salinigranum marinum, one DNA window encodes the following:
- a CDS encoding heme-binding protein — protein MTTITLDDARALVSAAESKADAVGVPMCIAVMDDGADLVAFHRMDGALLASVDIAQNKAYTAVTLELDSETVWELAQPGEPLYGIGGTNDGRIVTFGGGIPLEADGQVIGGVGVSGGSVEEDVAVASAAVEAFESL, from the coding sequence ATGACCACGATCACACTCGACGACGCGAGAGCGCTCGTCTCGGCGGCCGAATCGAAAGCCGACGCGGTCGGTGTCCCGATGTGTATCGCCGTGATGGACGACGGGGCGGACCTCGTTGCCTTCCACCGGATGGACGGCGCGCTCCTCGCCAGCGTCGACATCGCACAGAACAAGGCGTACACCGCGGTGACGCTGGAGCTGGACTCCGAGACCGTGTGGGAGCTCGCACAGCCCGGCGAGCCGCTGTACGGCATCGGCGGGACGAACGACGGCCGAATCGTCACGTTCGGCGGCGGGATCCCGCTGGAGGCCGACGGCCAGGTCATCGGCGGTGTCGGCGTCTCGGGCGGGAGCGTCGAGGAGGACGTCGCGGTCGCGTCGGCCGCCGTCGAGGCGTTCGAGTCGCTGTAA
- a CDS encoding cob(I)yrinic acid a,c-diamide adenosyltransferase — translation MKIYTRRGDEGQTDLKDMSRVSKASPRIEAYGNVDEVNALIGRVRPTGYDDVDEWLAAIQNHLHIVQADFANPDPDPDDPVLREEHTAQVETWIDTADEQLEPLTSFILPGGGDAGSRLHHARAVCRRAERRAVVLMQDEPVNHEAVAYLNRLSDLLFVLARLVNARDDVPEEHPTY, via the coding sequence ATGAAGATATACACCCGCCGCGGCGACGAAGGACAGACCGATCTCAAGGACATGTCCCGGGTCTCGAAAGCGAGCCCGCGAATCGAGGCGTACGGGAACGTCGACGAGGTGAACGCCCTGATCGGGCGGGTTCGCCCGACCGGCTACGACGACGTCGACGAGTGGCTCGCGGCGATCCAGAACCACCTCCACATCGTCCAGGCCGATTTCGCGAACCCCGACCCCGACCCCGACGACCCGGTCCTCCGAGAGGAGCACACGGCGCAGGTGGAGACGTGGATCGACACCGCCGACGAACAGCTCGAACCCCTCACGTCGTTCATCCTCCCCGGCGGTGGCGACGCCGGTTCCCGCCTCCACCACGCCCGGGCGGTCTGCCGCCGCGCCGAACGGCGGGCGGTGGTGCTCATGCAGGACGAACCCGTCAACCACGAGGCGGTGGCGTACCTCAACCGGCTCTCCGACCTCCTCTTCGTGCTCGCGCGACTCGTGAACGCGCGCGACGACGTCCCCGAGGAGCACCCGACCTACTGA
- a CDS encoding histidine phosphatase family protein has translation MTRVLWLVRHGERRDEADPGWVDQADRPHDPPLTDHGRWQAERVADRLGGREIGAVYSSPFLRAAETAHIVAQRLDCPLFVDHGLSEHLNADWFDVAPSIMAPRTLAERFDTVDTSHASVLRPNYPESDDEAADRTVRAVRRLAASAPDSVLFVGHGLTVASVVSGFTGRTDVDTPPCGITRLTAYPWGWDVDLLADTSHLSDDDTAGEDE, from the coding sequence ATGACGCGCGTCCTCTGGCTCGTTCGGCACGGCGAACGCCGAGACGAGGCCGACCCTGGGTGGGTCGATCAGGCAGACCGCCCACACGACCCGCCGCTCACGGACCACGGCCGCTGGCAGGCCGAGCGCGTGGCGGACCGTCTCGGTGGCCGTGAGATCGGAGCCGTCTACTCGTCGCCGTTCCTCCGGGCGGCGGAGACCGCACACATCGTCGCACAGCGCCTCGACTGCCCGCTCTTCGTCGACCACGGCCTCTCCGAACACCTCAACGCCGACTGGTTCGACGTCGCTCCCTCAATCATGGCGCCGCGGACGCTCGCCGAACGGTTCGACACCGTCGACACGAGTCACGCGTCGGTGCTCCGCCCGAACTACCCCGAGTCTGACGACGAAGCCGCCGACCGGACGGTGCGAGCGGTCCGTCGACTCGCCGCGTCGGCTCCCGACTCGGTCCTCTTCGTCGGTCACGGCCTCACGGTGGCGAGCGTGGTTTCGGGCTTCACCGGCCGGACCGACGTCGACACCCCACCGTGTGGGATCACCAGACTCACCGCCTACCCGTGGGGCTGGGACGTCGATCTCCTCGCGGACACGTCGCACCTGTCGGACGACGACACTGCCGGCGAAGACGAGTGA
- a CDS encoding DedA family protein has protein sequence MELSRVALGLVRLYGPLAVCLFVFLETSMLFPLLPSEVVVPAAAAVLVTDFPSFLVFVLAGVVGGTAGAFVPFVVFSDPRIGATGWLEDRIAVSEEQIERGQRWFRRWGEPSVLWGRFLPVFRSAISIPAGLARMDPTRFGVFTAVGTAGFYAATGGLVYYGRRQSLGAAVVAVATDRPGLTAVGILVLLGIALVVGGLSRRLNQ, from the coding sequence ATGGAACTGAGCAGGGTCGCGCTCGGACTCGTGCGACTGTACGGTCCGCTCGCGGTGTGTCTCTTCGTCTTCCTCGAGACGTCGATGCTCTTCCCACTCCTCCCGAGCGAGGTCGTCGTCCCGGCGGCCGCCGCGGTGCTCGTCACGGACTTCCCGTCGTTTCTCGTGTTCGTCCTGGCGGGCGTCGTCGGCGGCACCGCGGGCGCGTTCGTCCCGTTCGTCGTGTTCTCCGACCCCCGGATCGGTGCGACCGGCTGGCTCGAAGACCGCATCGCCGTCTCCGAGGAGCAGATCGAACGCGGCCAGCGGTGGTTCCGGAGATGGGGGGAGCCGTCGGTGCTCTGGGGCCGGTTCCTCCCCGTGTTCCGGTCCGCCATCTCCATCCCGGCCGGCCTCGCACGGATGGATCCGACGCGGTTCGGCGTCTTCACGGCGGTCGGAACGGCCGGATTCTACGCGGCGACCGGTGGGCTCGTCTACTACGGCCGCCGACAGTCGCTCGGCGCGGCCGTCGTCGCCGTCGCCACCGACAGGCCGGGGCTGACCGCAGTCGGGATCCTCGTGCTTCTCGGGATCGCACTCGTGGTCGGTGGGCTGAGCCGTCGCCTGAACCAGTGA
- a CDS encoding ferritin-like domain-containing protein, with protein MTSNETASDRDDPTTTAPDRASRRAFLGSTAALSTIALAGCMGGDGSGSGGTDTATATDTPTATPAETATPTEEPTETEEMESVTPDVPVLNYALTLEHLENAFYRDGLAEFSDEELMNASVLSGFGEQVRMEVPASLATVGEHEAAHVEAISATVERLGGTPAEEAEYDFGYETPSEFLAVAQALENTGVAAYAGAAPSVHSNDVLAAAAGIHSVEARHAGFLNLVNGDSPYPNAVDESMSMAEVLEIAGQFVTSDTSGMAGTPETESMPVARKAENDTSDVDVLNYALTLEHLENAFYRDGLAEFSDEELMTADVLSPFDEAVRMEVPASLATAGEHEAAHVTALTDVVERLGGTPVEEAEYDFGYETPSEFLAVAQALENTGVAAYAGAAPTVTNDDVFAAAIGIHSVEARHAGFLNELNVESPFPAGVDEAMSMAEVREIAGQFIVG; from the coding sequence ATGACCTCGAACGAGACCGCGTCCGACCGCGACGACCCGACCACGACCGCACCCGACCGCGCCTCGCGCCGCGCCTTCCTCGGCTCGACGGCCGCGCTGAGCACTATCGCGCTCGCCGGCTGCATGGGCGGGGACGGCTCCGGCAGCGGTGGAACCGACACCGCGACGGCGACCGACACGCCAACCGCGACCCCGGCGGAGACGGCGACCCCGACCGAGGAGCCGACCGAGACGGAGGAGATGGAGTCCGTCACCCCCGACGTTCCCGTGCTCAACTACGCGCTCACGCTGGAGCACCTCGAGAACGCCTTCTACCGCGACGGCCTCGCGGAGTTCTCCGACGAGGAACTGATGAACGCGAGCGTGCTCTCGGGCTTCGGCGAACAGGTCCGGATGGAGGTGCCGGCGTCCCTCGCCACCGTCGGCGAGCACGAGGCGGCCCACGTCGAAGCGATCTCGGCGACCGTCGAACGGCTGGGCGGGACCCCGGCCGAGGAAGCCGAGTACGACTTCGGCTACGAGACCCCCTCGGAGTTTTTGGCCGTGGCCCAGGCGCTCGAAAACACCGGCGTCGCCGCCTACGCCGGTGCCGCCCCGTCGGTCCACAGCAACGACGTGCTCGCGGCCGCCGCCGGCATCCACAGCGTCGAGGCCCGCCACGCCGGCTTCCTGAACCTCGTCAACGGCGACAGTCCCTACCCCAACGCCGTCGACGAGTCGATGTCGATGGCCGAGGTGCTCGAGATCGCCGGCCAGTTCGTCACCTCGGACACGAGTGGGATGGCCGGGACGCCCGAGACCGAGTCGATGCCCGTCGCGCGGAAGGCGGAGAACGACACGAGCGACGTCGACGTGCTCAACTACGCGCTCACGCTGGAGCACCTCGAGAACGCCTTCTACCGCGACGGCCTCGCGGAGTTCTCCGACGAGGAACTGATGACGGCGGACGTCCTGTCGCCGTTCGACGAGGCGGTCCGGATGGAGGTGCCGGCGTCCCTCGCGACCGCCGGAGAACACGAGGCCGCCCACGTGACGGCGCTGACCGACGTCGTCGAACGGCTGGGTGGGACGCCCGTCGAGGAGGCCGAGTACGACTTCGGCTACGAGACCCCCTCGGAGTTTTTGGCCGTGGCCCAGGCGCTCGAAAATACCGGCGTCGCCGCCTACGCCGGCGCGGCACCCACCGTGACGAACGACGACGTCTTCGCCGCGGCGATCGGCATCCACAGCGTCGAGGCCCGCCACGCCGGCTTCCTCAACGAGCTCAACGTCGAGTCGCCGTTCCCCGCTGGCGTCGACGAGGCGATGTCGATGGCGGAGGTGCGCGAGATCGCCGGCCAGTTCATCGTCGGCTGA
- a CDS encoding (R)-citramalate synthase: MNLFEGSDGSLVSDTTVQLLDTTLRDGEQAPGISLTPAEKADIARALDRAQVQYVEAGSACTGTGERETISRVTSLGLDATVTSFCRGIQTDIDLALDCDVDGINLVVPASDRHIEDKVGTTYEDNVASTEELVAYAKDHGLWVEVIGEDGSRADLDYLEELLGSALDAGADRICFADTVGHAGPERAYEAVSRLSELGPTSTHTHDDLGLGMTNVYASLKAGADLVHCTVNGIGERAGNVALEEVAIALHHVYGVDTVKLDELYDLAGVVSRKTGVELPPNKAVVGQNAFTHESGIHTDGTLKDDAMYEPYAPETVGRERRLVLGKHAGRAGVRAALDEHGVDVSREELKKVVQRVKELGDRGKRVTDADLLTIAEDVQGRERDRRVELVDLTAASGGRTPTASVRLLVDGEERVASGTGSGPVDAAVEAVRAALTARADAELESYHVDAITGGTDAMVTVEVEMSRGDRTVTVAASDADITRASVEAMVDALDRLLATDSDRVLADD; this comes from the coding sequence ATCAACCTCTTCGAGGGTAGCGACGGCTCCCTCGTCTCCGACACGACGGTACAGCTACTCGACACCACCCTGCGCGACGGCGAACAGGCACCCGGAATCTCCTTGACGCCCGCGGAGAAGGCCGACATCGCCCGCGCGCTCGACCGCGCACAGGTCCAGTACGTCGAAGCCGGCAGCGCCTGCACCGGCACCGGCGAGCGCGAGACCATCAGTCGAGTCACGTCGCTCGGCCTCGACGCGACGGTGACCTCCTTCTGTCGCGGGATCCAGACGGACATCGACCTGGCGCTCGACTGCGACGTCGACGGGATCAATCTCGTCGTCCCCGCGAGCGACCGCCACATCGAGGACAAGGTTGGCACCACGTACGAGGACAACGTCGCCTCGACGGAGGAACTGGTCGCGTACGCGAAGGACCACGGCCTCTGGGTCGAGGTCATCGGCGAGGACGGCTCGCGTGCGGACCTCGACTACCTCGAGGAACTGCTCGGGAGCGCCCTCGACGCGGGCGCGGACCGCATCTGCTTCGCGGACACGGTCGGGCACGCGGGCCCCGAACGCGCCTACGAGGCGGTCTCTCGGCTCTCGGAGCTGGGCCCGACGAGCACCCACACCCACGACGACCTCGGGCTGGGAATGACGAACGTCTACGCCTCGCTGAAGGCGGGTGCGGACCTCGTCCACTGCACCGTCAACGGCATCGGCGAGCGCGCGGGCAACGTCGCCCTCGAGGAGGTCGCGATCGCCCTGCACCACGTCTACGGCGTCGATACGGTGAAGCTGGACGAACTGTACGACCTCGCGGGGGTCGTCTCTCGGAAGACGGGCGTCGAACTCCCACCGAACAAGGCCGTCGTCGGGCAGAACGCGTTCACCCACGAGAGCGGCATCCACACCGACGGCACCCTGAAGGACGACGCGATGTACGAGCCCTACGCGCCCGAGACTGTCGGGAGGGAACGGCGGCTCGTGCTCGGCAAGCACGCGGGGCGCGCCGGCGTCCGCGCCGCCCTCGACGAACACGGCGTCGACGTCTCCCGCGAAGAACTCAAGAAGGTCGTCCAGCGCGTGAAGGAGCTCGGCGACCGCGGCAAGCGCGTCACCGACGCCGACCTCCTGACCATCGCCGAGGACGTCCAGGGCCGCGAGCGCGACCGCCGGGTCGAACTGGTCGACCTCACGGCGGCGTCCGGGGGACGGACGCCGACCGCGAGCGTCCGGCTGCTCGTCGACGGCGAAGAACGGGTCGCGTCCGGCACCGGCTCCGGCCCGGTCGACGCCGCGGTCGAAGCCGTGCGCGCCGCGCTCACGGCCCGGGCCGACGCCGAACTCGAGTCGTACCACGTCGACGCCATCACCGGCGGGACGGACGCGATGGTGACCGTCGAGGTCGAGATGTCCCGGGGCGACCGCACCGTCACCGTCGCGGCGTCGGACGCCGACATCACCCGCGCGAGCGTCGAAGCGATGGTCGACGCGCTCGACCGACTGCTCGCGACCGACAGCGACCGCGTGCTCGCGGACGACTGA